A genomic window from Syntrophales bacterium includes:
- the galE gene encoding UDP-glucose 4-epimerase GalE — protein sequence MILITGGAGYIGSHVVKLLGEKSYDTIIYDNLSRGHSDMVLSGEFIRGDLSDKDMLIKTFKNYDIEAVIHFAAYSLVGESEIDPHSYYRNNVANGINLLGAMLDAGVKKIVFSSSAAVYGEPIRVPIAEEHPTVPTNVYGNTKLIFENILKKYHSTYGLNFVSLRYFNAAGADPEGIIGEDHSPETHLIPLILDAVLGRKNNITIFGTDYDTPDGTCIRDYIHVNDLAEAHILALRQLKDSSTEAIYNLGNGEGFSVKEVIGAVNRVTGTKVSVVEGDRREGDPARLVASSEKIIKELGWKPAFADLNVIIETAWKWHSKRFENKW from the coding sequence ATGATACTAATTACAGGCGGAGCGGGCTATATTGGCTCCCATGTGGTCAAACTTCTCGGAGAAAAAAGTTATGATACAATAATATACGACAACCTTTCCAGGGGTCATAGTGATATGGTTTTATCCGGCGAATTTATCAGGGGAGACCTGTCGGACAAGGATATGTTAATAAAGACCTTTAAAAATTATGATATAGAAGCGGTAATCCATTTTGCAGCGTATAGTCTTGTTGGTGAATCCGAGATTGATCCACACAGTTATTATAGAAATAATGTTGCCAACGGCATAAATCTTCTTGGGGCGATGTTGGATGCCGGGGTCAAAAAAATCGTATTCTCTTCCAGTGCGGCGGTGTACGGAGAACCGATAAGAGTGCCGATTGCAGAAGAGCATCCGACTGTTCCGACGAACGTGTACGGAAACACAAAGCTTATTTTTGAAAATATTTTAAAAAAGTATCATTCAACCTATGGTCTTAACTTTGTTTCACTGCGATACTTCAATGCTGCGGGAGCTGATCCCGAAGGCATAATCGGTGAAGACCACTCACCCGAGACTCATTTGATACCTCTTATCCTTGATGCAGTCCTGGGAAGAAAAAATAATATAACGATTTTCGGGACTGATTATGATACACCAGATGGGACATGTATCAGGGACTATATACATGTAAATGACCTGGCAGAAGCTCATATCCTCGCCCTGAGGCAATTAAAAGACAGTTCAACAGAAGCCATCTATAATCTCGGAAACGGAGAGGGTTTTTCGGTGAAAGAAGTTATAGGAGCGGTTAACAGGGTTACCGGAACGAAAGTTTCTGTTGTAGAAGGTGATAGAAGAGAGGGAGATCCCGCCCGGTTGGTGGCAAGTTCCGAAAAAATAATAAAGGAATTGGGGTGGAAACCGGCGTTTGCTGATCTGAATGTAATTATTGAAACAGCATGGAAGTGGCATAGTAAGAGGTTCGAGAATAAATGGTAA
- a CDS encoding SDR family oxidoreductase, producing the protein MRLYEVAVANFVNLTTEDNMLERTLITGGAGFLGSHLCDYFISKGHYVICMDNLLTGNIDNIAHLFGNDRFTFIKHDVTNFIYVEGKVDNILHFASPASPIDYLKLPIQTLKVGSLGTHKTLGLAKEKRARFLLASTSECYGDPLEHPQSEDYWGNVNPIGPRGVYDEAKRFAEALTMAYHRYHGIDTRIVRIFNTYGSRMRADDGRALPTFMVQALKGEDLTVFGDGSQTRSFCYVDDLVEGIYRLLYSDYVSPVNIGNPREITILEFARKLIDTCKSKSKIIFSDLPVDDPKVRRPDIARAKSLLGWEPKIQLEEGLKLVLEYFKGKKV; encoded by the coding sequence GGGAGCCATCTTTGCGATTATTTTATTTCAAAGGGACATTATGTGATTTGTATGGATAACCTCCTGACGGGAAATATAGACAACATAGCTCACCTCTTTGGAAATGATAGATTTACCTTTATAAAACATGATGTAACCAATTTTATCTATGTGGAGGGAAAGGTTGATAATATCCTCCATTTTGCATCTCCTGCAAGCCCGATAGACTATCTTAAGCTTCCCATTCAGACCCTTAAAGTAGGATCTCTCGGCACTCACAAGACATTGGGCTTAGCCAAGGAAAAAAGAGCCAGATTTCTACTTGCTTCTACCTCGGAGTGCTACGGAGATCCATTGGAGCATCCACAGTCGGAGGATTACTGGGGGAATGTCAATCCTATTGGCCCGCGCGGGGTATACGATGAGGCAAAAAGGTTTGCAGAAGCACTGACAATGGCTTATCACAGGTACCATGGCATTGACACAAGAATTGTAAGAATATTTAATACTTATGGTTCAAGGATGAGGGCGGATGATGGACGAGCACTTCCCACGTTCATGGTGCAGGCGCTAAAGGGGGAAGACCTGACCGTCTTCGGTGACGGCAGTCAGACCCGCAGTTTCTGCTACGTTGACGATTTGGTTGAGGGAATTTACAGACTTCTTTATTCTGATTATGTTAGTCCGGTCAATATCGGCAATCCCCGTGAAATAACAATACTGGAATTTGCAAGGAAGCTGATCGATACATGCAAATCAAAAAGTAAGATTATCTTCAGCGATCTTCCAGTAGATGATCCGAAAGTAAGAAGGCCTGACATTGCCAGGGCGAAGAGCTTACTCGGATGGGAACCGAAAATACAGCTTGAGGAAGGTTTGAAACTGGTTTTAGAATATTTCAAAGGGAAAAAGGTATGA